The genomic segment ATTTTGTTATCATGTATTATTAAGCCATAGTGGTCTGGTTTAACCAACCTCTCTACTAGCGACCAACCACgattattgcacttgcacttttttcaATATACACCGACAGCCCACCatcggtcctcttggtttttaatattttaaatgtaTTGTGGCTTGTGTTAATTGTTTATTGTGATTTGTGTCAATCATGTCTCTAtgtgattttcaataaaaattatgttATTTTGTGATTACTCTGGATTTACATGCGTTTTTGTACTTCAAGTAACCCATTATCTTTTGTTGGTTTTCATGACATAGTCAGGTGTGGGTCCTAGACTTTGATTTTGGGCAATATATAGGTCTCTTcccattttatgtgatagaccaatataaagtagcaagtatgtgaagCAAaaggaaaatgatacatggttttcaaaatttttaagaaataaaaatctaaaaggTGTGGCCTGCATTTCTATTCAGCCTCCTGTACTGTAATACCCCTAAATAaattgtgaccaattgccttcagaagtcccctaattagtaaatagagcccatctgtgtgtaatttattctcagtataactacagctgttctatgaaggcctcagaggtttgttagagaacattagtgattaaacagcatcatgaaaagcaAAGAACATactagacaggtcagggataaagttgtggacaaatgtaaatcaggattatgttataaaaaaaaaaatatcccaagctcagaACTTCTCACGGaggactgttcaatccatcatccgaaaatggaaggagtatggcacagctGCAAATCTACCATCTAAACTGTCAGcctaggcaaggagagcactaattagcagccaggaggcccatggtcactctggaggagctgcagagatccacagctcaggtgggagaatctgtccacaggacaactattagtcgtgtactccacaaatttGGCCTGTATGAAAGAGTCTTAAAAAGAAAGCCATTCTTTAAAGCAAGCAATaagtcctgtttgcagtttgcctaggggacacagcaaacgtgTGGAATAAGTTGCTCTGGTCAGAGACCAAAGTTTTGGCCTAAATACAAAATGGTATTCGTGgtagaaaactaacactgcacataacCCTACAAACACACATTGAAAATGGAGGTGGAAGCATCATGCCCTTGAGATGCTTATCTTCAGCAGGGTCAGGGAAGTCagccagagttgatgggaagaaggATGAAACTAAAtaaagggcaatcctggaggaaaacctggtagaggttacaaaagatttgagggatgcttttcttcagcagggacagggaagctggtcagagttgatgggaagatggatgaagCTAAATAAAGGGCaaccctggaggaaaacctggtagagactACAACAGACTTGAGACTGGAGTAgaagttcaccttccagcagcacAACGAccctaaaaatacagccaaagctATAATgggatggtttagatcaaagtatattcatgtgttagaatggcccagtcaaagtccagacctaaatccaattgagaagctgtggcaagacttgaaaattgctgttcacagatgttCTCCATCCATGAGGTTGagccattttgcaaagaagaatatggaaaaatttcagcctctagatgtgcaaagttggtagagacataccctaaAAGACTGTAATTGCaactgtaattgcagcaaaaggtggtcTTACAAAATATTGAGAGGgggactgaatacaaatgcacgccacactttccagatttctatttattaaaaatttgaaaaccagatataattttctttttactttacacATACTTTCTACTTTGTGTTGGACTATCACATAACAttccaataaaatatatttaagtttgtggctgtaacgtgaaaaaatgtggaaaagggctatgaatactttttcaaggcactgtattctAGAGTTACCAGTGACAGGAAAAGTGGGGGCCACCAGATCAACAGTGCTCGAATGGACTGGGATTTAATGGGTAATTCATAGTTATTTTtatattaatggggttgtccgcgttttttatattgatgacctatcctcagaattggtcatcaatatcagattggtggggggcccGATTGCTgacacccctgtcgatcagctgtttgaagaaaaggctgcgctcatacaagcgctgccttttctccactgtttacctgcttgcagtTGCAACTGCAGCGGCgtgtagtgtaattacagctcctccatctcattcacttcaataggacggctccttcctattcacttgAGCGcttctttctcttcaaacagctgattggtgggggtgccagcagttggtcccctgccgatctgatattgataacctatcctgaggataggtcatcaatataaaaaaagcagacaacccctttaaagcatttcCTGCAATGTCAAATTTCTTaagatcccagacaacccctttagctcTATTTGTGTAAACCAAAATTCTTGAATCACTGTTTACTATACGTTACCTCCTCTGGCATTCAACAATGTTTATACCATTTTAAAACAAATTTCCAAAGACCTAAATATTAGTTGACACAGGAAATACTGTAACCTCATTGATGTCATATGACAGAAAACAGCATCTGCTGTGGCAGCCATCATTGCTCTCTATTGAGTTTACCCTTTACAAACATAAGAGACACAGTTCTGAACCAATTAGCTAATCAGACCAGTGGGAATGGGCGATACCCCTGAGGTGAGTTAAAGTAGTATTCCTGAATcaggatattgatggtctatactCAGAACAGGTcggcaatatcagatctgtgggggttgTACTCCCacatatcagctgtttgaaggggaatTCTGTGGCCTCTTGTTGTTCACATGGCGCtgttgacttaaagaggacctgtcacctctcctgacatgtctgttttaatagcttcatgcattccccatgtaataacaattctggggcatctattcttatggctccatgtcagggatgcccaacctgcggccctccagctgttgcaaaactacaactctcatcatgcatggaaagcctacagctatcagccgacagccgagcatgatgggagttggaGTTTTACAACAactagagggccgcaggttgagcatccctgctctatgttgtgccattcctttattatttccactagaagttatggatgaattgctagcagtctgccgtaagggtacagaggggaggtaaccagttgggggtgtgtacctgtgcagtctgacaccagcagcactgattggatagattgagactgtgcaggcacatgctacaactggttaccacccctctgtaccattACCGCAGACTgcgagcaattcattcataacttctagtagaaataataaaggaatggcacaacatagagacataagaatagatgctccaaaatagttattacacggggaatgcatgaaggTTATTTTTTAAGGGGGGATGGTGCTATTAAGATAACTATGCATTTGTCTATTACTTAGGTTTGGGTTGAAACAGTAAAGTATTTGAAAACATTGCGCTCACCATGGGCTGTGCACTCATCTAGGATCTGGGCAATCTGGGAGCGAAAtagtacccccctccccccccagatcATAGAGGAAAATATGGCCAAAGAAGTCAGTGCACTTTCCTCCATGGAAATCCCACGGAAATCACCCTACTATATGATGTGGTCAGTACTGactagttaaagaggttgtcccatgaaaaatattctacatatttcaaaccaacacctgggtctgaatacttttgtaattacatgtaattagaaatttagcatagccactcggctattcaataaaatgcacctgtatagcgccacctgctgtttgttattattcttatttctttgtccggctcactgagatggccgcacatgctcagtttcatcctgatctgtgaaagggagagagctgcagcagaatggacacgccccctgagctgcagcagaatggacacaccccctgagctgcagcagaatggacacaccccctgagctgcagcagaatggacacaccccctgagctgcagcagaatggacacaccccctgagctgtgatagggagagctgagacacgcccccctgagctgcagcagaaaggatgttccatttgagctgtcagcttgatacaaatctagcagagcaatgaatggggagatctctggatccaagtcaggtacagggctggttctagctttgttagaaagagattgtcatgtgactagatgatgtctgattttcattttttacataagTCATAGTAAAAACTggacataacaaaaaaaaaaataggtcatgCTTATGCGGAGTTCAATTTATACAATATTCTGTGCCAATCAATTATGTCATTCTAGATAGGAgttaggtgtcggacccccgctgatctaatattgatccCAGCTGCCGTGTCTTTTATTGAAGACAGGCCTGTTGAGAAAGGCAgattgccgaaacgcgtcctggtttatTGGATGTGACTTATCAAGTGTGAAATAAAGCAGATATTCTTCAATACTGAGGATCGAGTGCTGGCCGGATTGCTACCTAccttgatctaatattgatgacctatcctgaagataggtcatcaatataggaaaccagACAGCCCTTTTAAGACATTGAGGTGAACTACTAGATAAAATGTCATGATGATACAGTAATCCTAAAGAGTAACCCGCTTTAATTTCTCTTCCAGAAGTGCATAACTGACGAATGCTTCTTTTCCGAACGACTAGAAGCCAACAACTACAACACTTACCGGTCTCGCAAATACAGCGATTGGTACGTGGCACTAAAGAGAACTGGGCAGTACAAAAATGGATCGCAGACTTCACCAGGACAAAAGGCTATCCTGTTTCTTCCCATGTCTGCAAAGAGCTGATCCTACCAAAGAAGGAATTCTAAACAGGCTATATTGTACATATATTAAATGTGATCAGAAGGGATTTATATACGTTATTTTGGAAAAGTACATATAatcatgttaaaatataccataatTACATTTAAAAATGCTGTAAATACGTAGCAAAACCTGTGTACATATTTGTCACACATAGGTTGCCCTTGTTGAGGTATTTTTCACTCCTGAAGAGTCAGTTGGGTATAGACTGACACATGTGTTGTTTAATGTGAAACTTGTCAGCGGTCATTTCGGAGTTTCATAGGTAGCTGGCAATTCTTTGTGGTACAGGGAGTAAGAGAGTCCAGAGTAAACCGCTGGAAAGGTCCTCCTAGTAAGGTCAATGTTGTGAAAGCCCTCCTCGTATCCATAAAGTAGCAGCTTAGCGATCCTGCTGGTGACGGGGGTGGTCTGGCTAGTGTATGCAAGTTCTTTAAGGTCCATCCATTCACACCTCAAGCATTCCTGGGGGCAGAAATGAATGTTGTAGGACAGTGGCTTCAGACGGCATATGATATACATGTCGGACTTCCCAAAGGCACCAGGGTGGTTATGCTGCTGCCTAATGCTCAAGAGGGACTGAAACTCTGACTTA from the Bufo bufo chromosome 2, aBufBuf1.1, whole genome shotgun sequence genome contains:
- the NUDT6 gene encoding nucleoside diphosphate-linked moiety X motif 6 — protein: MPHTKWGVAGAVLDEASGKVLVVQDRNKTLNAWKFPGGLSDPGEDIGATAVREVLEETGIKSEFQSLLSIRQQHNHPGAFGKSDMYIICRLKPLSYNIHFCPQECLRCEWMDLKELAYTSQTTPVTSRIAKLLLYGYEEGFHNIDLTRRTFPAVYSGLSYSLYHKELPATYETPK